Proteins from a single region of Dysosmobacter acutus:
- the dapA gene encoding 4-hydroxy-tetrahydrodipicolinate synthase, translating to MSFKPQGIIAAMVTCMHDDESLNTEEIRRQVERHIEAGANGVFCLGTNGEAYILSEEEKITVIKTVVDQVNGRVPVYAGTGMPGTRETIRMSQIAADCGADVLSVISPYFAAISQDELTSHYTVLAKAVDLPIVLYNMPARTGNNLAPDTVAKLSQVDGIVGIKDSSGNFDNMLQYIEKTDSSSFSVLSGNDSLIFWNLLAGGCGGITAVANIYPHVMVSIYQNFKKGDLEAARAAQESIRPIRNCFKYGNPNTITKKATNLAGFPVGPCRAPFCGLSNAAVSAIAETLDADKRRGMN from the coding sequence ATGTCCTTCAAACCGCAGGGGATCATCGCCGCCATGGTAACATGCATGCATGACGATGAAAGCCTTAACACAGAAGAGATTCGGCGTCAGGTGGAGCGCCATATCGAAGCCGGCGCCAACGGTGTTTTCTGTCTCGGCACAAACGGCGAGGCGTATATTCTCAGTGAAGAGGAAAAAATCACAGTCATCAAGACCGTGGTCGACCAGGTCAATGGCCGGGTGCCCGTCTATGCAGGTACAGGAATGCCCGGGACCAGGGAAACCATCCGGATGTCCCAAATCGCGGCGGACTGCGGCGCGGATGTGCTCAGTGTGATCAGCCCCTATTTTGCCGCCATCTCTCAGGATGAATTGACCAGCCACTACACAGTTCTGGCAAAAGCAGTGGACCTGCCGATTGTACTGTACAACATGCCCGCCCGGACCGGCAATAACCTGGCGCCGGATACGGTGGCCAAGCTGAGCCAGGTGGACGGGATCGTCGGCATCAAAGATTCCAGCGGCAACTTTGACAACATGCTTCAGTATATTGAAAAAACAGACAGCTCATCTTTCAGTGTACTGTCCGGAAATGACTCTTTGATCTTTTGGAATCTGCTGGCCGGAGGCTGCGGAGGAATCACTGCCGTTGCAAATATTTACCCCCACGTCATGGTTTCTATCTACCAGAATTTTAAGAAGGGGGACTTGGAGGCCGCCCGGGCCGCACAGGAATCCATCCGGCCCATCCGGAACTGCTTTAAATACGGAAATCCCAATACCATTACAAAAAAAGCTACCAATCTTGCAGGATTTCCGGTGGGGCCCTGCCGAGCGCCTTTCTGCGGGCTTAGCAATGCGGCTGTCAGCGCGATCGCCGAAACGCTGGATGCGGATAAGCGGCGCGGGATGAACTGA
- a CDS encoding TRAP transporter permease, with protein MATENKERLSVGEHIRKTLIRETPRATAAVWATLAYLLFQLYRTFIDPLPPLILRPIYVSFTGLICFLYNPAKRDGKSKFVNIGNTAIDWFVFVTFPYHIWYTLSQYSRILRRIPFLDPVLLVDKVECVLLVVMIICAIYRTVGKALTVFCLVFLAYAFAGRYLPGILHYDGMTFEKLVDLLIMGNNGIYGQAAGAGSGFLYWIMVFGALFATCGGGEVLIDLGMSLGSKSKDNSGPAKAAVISSGLMGMISGSAAANVAGTGVITIPLMKSVGYEPEEAGAIESCASTGGQIMPPIMGDGAFIMAELLGISYLKICAAATLPACIYYMAILLLVHLLAKKRAKLTNYKPMQVKSKPILPRLYLLSPILVLMIVIGIGYTLQRAALCAIAAVLIINIVSPQMRHGPLYIVDQLLNATKLSSGISQPINGCGIIIGIVTISGLATRLSGVITSLGDRGLMWIGLIIAMIGCMFLGMALPTVAAYLTAYVLFYPTLRAMEISPLAANMFLFYFGIFAQITPPVCVASYTAAGIADAFPWKTGWKAFSFALCAILAPFVFVYQPGILMEGSLFDIIHDTGILAMGTIFLTTGLAGYIFIPFKAWERIAMVIAGVCTCIPEAISDYIGIAIAVAIIVEQVIRRNRNKHSGDNSRETQESPVSTAAPN; from the coding sequence ATGGCTACAGAAAACAAGGAAAGGCTCTCTGTGGGAGAGCACATCCGGAAGACGCTGATCCGGGAAACGCCCCGCGCAACTGCTGCGGTCTGGGCAACCCTTGCATATTTGCTCTTTCAGCTTTACCGAACCTTTATTGATCCCCTGCCTCCATTGATTCTTCGCCCCATCTATGTCTCTTTTACCGGCCTTATCTGCTTTTTATATAATCCCGCGAAACGAGATGGAAAATCAAAGTTTGTGAACATTGGAAATACCGCCATAGACTGGTTCGTTTTTGTAACCTTTCCCTATCATATCTGGTATACGCTTTCCCAGTACAGCCGGATCCTGAGGCGCATCCCCTTTTTGGATCCCGTCCTGCTGGTGGACAAGGTGGAATGCGTGCTGCTGGTCGTTATGATCATTTGCGCCATCTACCGCACTGTGGGCAAGGCCCTGACCGTCTTCTGCCTGGTGTTTTTGGCCTACGCGTTTGCCGGCCGCTATCTGCCGGGAATCCTCCATTACGACGGCATGACCTTTGAGAAACTGGTGGATCTGCTGATCATGGGGAATAACGGTATTTACGGACAGGCAGCAGGCGCCGGCTCCGGGTTCTTGTATTGGATCATGGTCTTCGGCGCGCTGTTCGCCACCTGTGGAGGCGGCGAGGTCCTGATCGATCTTGGCATGAGTCTTGGGTCCAAGTCCAAGGACAACTCCGGACCCGCCAAAGCCGCCGTGATTTCCAGCGGCCTGATGGGCATGATCTCCGGCAGCGCCGCGGCCAATGTGGCCGGTACCGGAGTTATTACCATCCCCTTGATGAAAAGCGTTGGCTATGAGCCGGAGGAAGCAGGAGCGATTGAGTCCTGCGCCTCCACAGGTGGGCAGATTATGCCTCCCATCATGGGCGACGGCGCCTTCATTATGGCGGAACTGCTGGGCATTTCCTATCTGAAAATATGCGCGGCAGCCACATTGCCCGCCTGCATCTATTACATGGCCATTTTGCTTCTGGTCCATCTGTTGGCGAAAAAGCGGGCGAAACTTACCAATTACAAGCCCATGCAGGTCAAGTCAAAGCCAATCCTGCCCAGGCTTTACCTGCTTTCTCCCATCCTTGTCCTGATGATTGTCATCGGCATCGGATACACATTGCAGCGCGCCGCCCTCTGTGCGATCGCCGCGGTTTTGATCATCAATATCGTCAGCCCCCAGATGCGCCATGGCCCCCTGTATATCGTCGACCAGCTCCTCAATGCCACAAAGCTTTCATCCGGCATCTCCCAGCCAATTAACGGCTGCGGCATCATCATTGGCATTGTCACCATTTCCGGACTTGCCACACGGCTCTCCGGCGTGATCACCTCCTTGGGGGACAGGGGATTAATGTGGATCGGTCTGATAATTGCCATGATCGGCTGTATGTTCCTTGGCATGGCGCTTCCCACTGTGGCCGCCTACCTGACGGCATATGTCCTATTTTACCCCACGCTGCGGGCCATGGAGATTTCGCCTTTGGCCGCCAATATGTTTTTGTTCTATTTCGGCATTTTCGCGCAGATTACGCCTCCGGTCTGCGTGGCTTCCTATACCGCGGCAGGCATCGCGGACGCCTTCCCCTGGAAGACCGGATGGAAAGCATTCAGCTTTGCGCTGTGCGCAATTCTTGCGCCGTTCGTATTTGTGTATCAGCCCGGTATCCTGATGGAGGGCAGCCTGTTCGATATCATTCATGACACGGGTATCCTGGCCATGGGCACCATATTTTTGACCACGGGATTAGCTGGCTATATTTTTATTCCCTTTAAGGCCTGGGAGCGGATTGCCATGGTGATCGCGGGCGTCTGCACCTGTATCCCGGAGGCCATCAGCGACTATATCGGCATTGCCATCGCTGTCGCCATCATCGTGGAGCAGGTGATCCGTCGAAACAGAAACAAGCACAGCGGGGACAATTCCCGGGAAACGCAGGAATCCCCGGTTTCCACAGCCGCTCCAAATTAG